The Chloroflexota bacterium region GCTAGAACCGAATGACCCTCCAATAGCAATTCGCTTAACGTTCACCTTGTGTAGCGGAATCCCAAAAAGCCAACCTAACAGCTGGCGAACGTTGTGGATTGTTTGGGTAGTAGTCCAGACCGTGATACCCCCATCAGGCTCTGGGGAGCAGACAGCCGATTTAGTTTCCATTTGAAAATGATATACTCGTTGCAGGCTGAAATCTCTTTCCACGGTCACATCGGCTTCGGCAAAACCTTTGTCTACATCGCCTCTGGCGATGTCTCTGGTGCAAGCGACGTTACCGAAGATCTCAATCTCTTCATCCCCTAGGAACACCGTTTTATATAAGTCGACCGAATCAGGTCGCATCGCTGCCACTGGATCATATACTGCGGGGAGCTCCTCATACTCAACCCGAATCCTCTGTAAGGCCTCGAAAGCCTCTTCTTCGGTCTCAGCGGCCGCTGCGGCCACAGCCTCTCCCACGTGTCGCACCCTCTTGGGAAGGACTGTTCTGTCCCTATAGGTTTTTTCTGGTATACTGACGGTCCGCTCGTTGTACGTGAGCATCGGAACGTCGTCGAAGGTCAGACAGACAGCGCCCATCGCCTCAGCTGCGCTGACGTCGATGCTTCTGATTTCGGCGTGTGGGTAAGGAGAGCGCAAAACAGCGGCATACATCATGTCAGGCAAGATTACATCGGAGGTGTAGATCTCCCTACCACTCACCTTGGCCAGGCCATCTTTCCTGGTGAGGGATTTGCCCACCACCTCAAATTTTCGGTGCCCCATCCCAGTCACGCAACTGCACCTATGAGTTCATCGAAAAATAGACTGTGCTACGATACGCTGATTGAGTTCTGCAAAGAGAAGCATAGCAGAGAATTGTGGGGAAATATATCGATATTATAGATGATTTAGGAGGGTAATTTTAGTACATAATGTATTAAGACACTCGCAGGTCGAGCATCTGTTTGATCCTTAGGGCGAGGCTCAGGTTGAGTCTCACCTCTGGATCTTCCAGGTTCACGCCGAGGATCTCCTGGATGCGTTTGAGCCGGTAGAGGAGACTACTTCTATGGATATGCATCTTCTTGGCCGTCGCTTCCTTATGTCCGTTCATCTCCAGGTAGCTTTGCAGAGTGCAGAGAAGATCCTTATCCCTTCCCTGATCGTAACGTATGAGCGGGCCTAATACCTCTTCGACGAAGGCATCAATCGCCTCCACGGAGGGGATCTCGCAGAGAATCCTGTTTATGCCCAGATTGGCGTAGAAGGTGAGCCGATTATTGCCGTAAATGTTCTGGCTGGCGTGTAAGGCGATCTGGGCCTCCTGGTAGCTCTTGAGCAGTTGCTCGGGCTCCCTATACACCCGGCCTACACCGATGGAGACGGAGATCTCCTGGAGGTCACTATTTATCTCCTGGAAAAGCTGCCTAGTGGTCTTCTGCAATTCATCCTCGGGGTCTGGGCCAGAGAGCTGGAGCAGGATGATCACGCTATCGCTTTTCTGGAGGGATAGATGGGGTAGGCGTCGCCAGCGGAAATATCTTCGGGTGAGGGCGAACAGTCTCTCCTTCATCCGTTGGATACTTTTCTCGCTTTGCATCTGCCAGGGGTGTAGCTGCAGATCGTCGATATCTATAATAAGAATGGCCCCGGGCTGGGTGAGGTCGTACTGTAAAAGGGAGGCCCGATGGGTCATCTGGGCGGCTGAGAAACGGCCGATGAGCAGGTCCTCGAGAAGGTCCCCTTCTATCTTACTGGTGGCTTGGGCCACGGCCCGCTGCTTCAGCAGCTCGAAGCAGGCCAGCGTAGCCCCATGTTGAACGGCGATCAGGTCCAGCTCTTCGAAGGGTCGCCTCTTCTCCTCGACGATGATATAGCCATAAGGCTCCGTACCAATCGATAGCTCCGAAGCAATATAACGGCTTATCTTTCCCTCCCTATTCGCCTCCTGAATGAGTGGCTCTCGCACTATCGATTTGGGCAGGGAGGTCTTTATCTCCTGGTATTTGCGGATAATCTCGGCGGGGCACTCGGCGGCCAGGCGATATTCCTTGCCCTTCTCGCCATCGGCCGTGCAGGCGTAGAACAGGGCTTGACTGAGCTTATTCTCGACCCAGACCGGATTGCCGACCAGCTCGGACAGGGTCTCGACGATGGTATCAATCTTCTCTTCGTTTAAGGCGATAGTGGTGAAATATTCGTGAATCTCCTGGGAACGCTGGAGAAGATAGAGCTTATGATTATAGATATCCATCAAAATGGGGTCCATAATGTCCGCGTAGGCTAAGTCGGGTGGCAGCTGGATGAGCGGAAGGTTAAAATGATTGGACTGAGCGATCATCTCCGGGGGCATGGATTGAAGGTATTTACTGGGCTTGAAGCCCAGGGCGGCCACCTGTTTCCTGGCCAGGTGTTCGATGAGGCAGTCCTTCAGATGGGGGTCGTTGGCGATGGCGTAGGCCGCGGTGAGCAGGAGCTCTCCACCCCGTAGCCAGTCAGCCACCTCTGGCACCTCCATAATATTAACCCAGGTGACCCTATTGTCCAGGCCGGCGTGGCCGGCGATCACCCTGGCCTCCGACAGCACCTTAAGCTTCAGTATCTCTCTGACCGTACGATGCGTGGTCAACGACATCCTTCTTTTGGGCATCTACGGTCTCCCTTCCGCTAACAAAGGTACGCTCGCTTCGGTCCTGTTCCCTCTTCGAGGATATCCTTCATCTTAGCGCGGTGGTCTGGGAGGAATTGGCTCCCGATGATAGGGTACAGGGATATACTGTACGGAGGGGCGTCGTTGCGCTGGTTGTGGGTACAGGTCCATCAAATCGTACA contains the following coding sequences:
- a CDS encoding PucR family transcriptional regulator ligand-binding domain-containing protein, which codes for MPKRRMSLTTHRTVREILKLKVLSEARVIAGHAGLDNRVTWVNIMEVPEVADWLRGGELLLTAAYAIANDPHLKDCLIEHLARKQVAALGFKPSKYLQSMPPEMIAQSNHFNLPLIQLPPDLAYADIMDPILMDIYNHKLYLLQRSQEIHEYFTTIALNEEKIDTIVETLSELVGNPVWVENKLSQALFYACTADGEKGKEYRLAAECPAEIIRKYQEIKTSLPKSIVREPLIQEANREGKISRYIASELSIGTEPYGYIIVEEKRRPFEELDLIAVQHGATLACFELLKQRAVAQATSKIEGDLLEDLLIGRFSAAQMTHRASLLQYDLTQPGAILIIDIDDLQLHPWQMQSEKSIQRMKERLFALTRRYFRWRRLPHLSLQKSDSVIILLQLSGPDPEDELQKTTRQLFQEINSDLQEISVSIGVGRVYREPEQLLKSYQEAQIALHASQNIYGNNRLTFYANLGINRILCEIPSVEAIDAFVEEVLGPLIRYDQGRDKDLLCTLQSYLEMNGHKEATAKKMHIHRSSLLYRLKRIQEILGVNLEDPEVRLNLSLALRIKQMLDLRVS